One stretch of Punica granatum isolate Tunisia-2019 chromosome 5, ASM765513v2, whole genome shotgun sequence DNA includes these proteins:
- the LOC116209093 gene encoding uncharacterized protein LOC116209093, producing MATNIAKLMALLKGPNRASSSFTPPPGYGPAVDPSPWAQPTLIPDNGDTSAPMIVNASAAHPVNNLPAPPASATMLEPPTLIPPPISTSVPVPVSASVPASTSAVPPPIIFLPTTAQAPAHTAEPPPYQVPQPHIGLSYQAPPPINIAYSEPGTPNHAAPRAPPTNFLPETETEQEQRLKKLEENIRALQSGDSRLDAGDGDWSLFPSMQLPPKIKVPEFQRYYGTTDPRHHLRHYRGKMLQYWDYEEYCAETPPTLLELSTMEMTEDQGFEAYAVKWRARAAKHVPPISEAQQIQLFHSTLKGAYYLHLLAHTSSFSNLIDAGKKLDIGIKLGKIEGPVEKKEGESSKRAATGTTGNRRGKDTSVNAVNSGHQAPQQYSISYTPAPPATQAYAPPPVHYQQQPPTQQAYYSAPPASFPSSVPQQYAHNYAPAPPPIQQSRPPASRTPQPVQRAPAPQDQQGIATQTRRKQFTPLPAPLSYIYRQLLAGNKIRSIAPNPDFDPTIQDQSRRCEYHQGAPSHTTDNCWKLRERIQQLIDNKQLTFNAVKPPNVQSNPLPDHGSSSGPSINMIGVCAIGEYETGQEAPAPFVIEYVPAEAGVGYAGFDATPTPFVIEVPAREPYQDSKVPWTYEGSVGNLESQFSVMGVTRSGRVYENPKAANKGKALAMPEVAPEASSIPQRKVTEEEAEAFMKIIKASEYKVVEQMGKSPAHISLLALLLGSEPHREALLRVLTAAQIPKETAPERIEETISSIFSNNISFSDDELPSEGWAHSRALHIMNVDFNRIRPSKTAVRAFDGSRREVNGEIDLVIEVGPCSFAVTFQVLDIPNAFSLLLGRPWIHAAGAVPSSLHQRIKFIAEDRLITVKGEEDYAIYKETAVPYISIGDDQNLPFHSFETIFVIRDYGEIGPTRADRMVGKVLLRHNYIPGTGLGAHGGKHLHRLAARYGKINRGIPFQPLSYFFPGPPHIVGGTLDGLSSDSDSEPVDLPNICAVTEETTPGAYICLAQENEELNNWTSVPRYSVVIAMYSLATLASMVSITKENLIEPLEIEIAKGPAHCDAIEATDEQP from the exons ATGGCCACCAATATAGCCAAGCTCATGGCCCTACTCAAAGGCCCAAATCGcgcttcttcgagcttcacCCCACCTCCTGGGTACGGGCCAGCGGTCGATCCAAGCCCATGGGCCCAGCCGACCTTGATTCCTGATAATGGAGATACGTCTGCCCCAATGATAGTGAACGCGTCGGCGGCCCATCCGGTTAACAATCTTCCAGCACCACCTGCTTCAGCGACAATGTTGGAACCACCTACGCTCATACCTCCACCGATCTCCACATCAGTCCCGGTTCCGGTCTCTGCGTCGGTCCCAGCTTCGACTTCCGCTGTCCCACCGCCGATCATATTCCTGCCTACAACTGCCCAGGCTCCTGCTCACACTGCTGAACCTCCCCCGTACCAAGTTCCACAACCCCATATCGGCCTttcttaccaagctccacctcccataaatataGCCTAttctgaaccgggcacgccgaacCACGCGGCCCCTAGAGCTCCACCCACAAATTTTCTCCCGGAAACGGAGACTGAACAGGAACAGAGATTGAAGAAGTTGGAAGAGAATATCCGAGCCCTACAATCAGGCGACTCCCGCCTCGATGCCGGCGACGGCGATTGGAGTCTTTTCCCAAGCATGCAGTTACCCCCAAAGATTAAGGTGCCTGAATTCCAGAGGTACTACGGCACGACCGACCCtcgtcaccatctccgtcactaccgGGGAAAAATGCTGCAGTACTGGGACTACGAAGA GTACTGTGCGGAGACGCCCCCGACTCTGCTGGAGCTCAGCACGATGGAGATGACAGAGGACCAGGGCTTCGAGGCCTATGCAGTGAAGTGGCGAGCTAGAGCGGCGAAGCACGTCCCTCCGATCAGTGAGGCACAGCAGAtccaattattccactccactCTTAAAGGGGCCTACTACTTGCACTTGTTGGCCCACACGTCTTCATTCTCTAACCTTATCGACGCCGGAAAGAAGCTCGACATCGGCATTAAGCTCGGCAAGATAGAAGGTCCGGTCGAGAAAAAGGAGGGAGAGTCCTCGAAGAGGGCCGCCACTGGGACAACGGGAAACAGGAGAGGGAAAGACACGTCCGTCAACGCTGTCAACTCAGGGCACCAGGCTCCCCAGCAATATTCCATAAGCTACACGCCCGCACCACCGGCCACTCAAGCGTATGCCCCACCTCCGGTGCATTATCAACAACAACCCCCAACACAGCAAGCTTACTATTCCGCTCCGCCGGCTTCCTTTCCGTCGTCAGTCCCGCAGCAATACGCCCATAATTATGCCCCTGCTCCTCCTCCGATTCAACAAAGTAggcccccggcttcgagaactcctcagccgGTGCAACGGGCTCCGGCTCCGCAGGACCAACAGGGCATCGCAACACAAACGCGGCGTAAACAGTTCACACCTCTGCCGGCTCCGCTCTCCTACATATACCGGCAACTCCTCGCGGGTAACAAGATCCGATCGATAGCACCTAACCCTGATTTCgacccaaccatccaagatcagagTCGGCGCTGCGAGTACCATCAGGGCGCGCCCAGTCACACCACTGACAATTGTTGGAAACTACGGGAGAGGATCCAACAGTTGATTGACAACAAGCAACTCACGttcaacgccgtcaaacccccgaacgtgcaatcaaatcctcttcccgatCACGGGTCGAGCTCGGGACCTAGCATTAACATGATCGGTGTTTGCGCTATAGGGGAGTACGAGACCGGACAGGAGGCACCGGCCCCGTTTGTGATCGAATATGTTCCTGCAGAAGCTGGTGTAGGGTACGCAGGGTTCGATGCCACGCCCACCCCATTCGTGATAGAAGTCCCCGCACGAGAGCCATATCAAGATAGCAAGGTCCCGTGGACCTACGAGGGAAGTGTTGGGAACCTCGAGAGCCAATTTagcgtcatgggcgtgacgcgcTCGGGTCGAGTCTATGAAAATCCGAAGGCTgcaaacaaagggaaagccctgGCAATGCCCGAAGTCGCCCCGGAAGCCTCGTCCATTCCCCAGAGGAAggtgactgaagaagaagctgaggcCTTCATGAAGATTATCAAGGCAAGCGAATACAAGGTCGTTGAACAAATGGGCAAATCTCCAGCCCACATTTCACTACTCGCCCTCCTCTTGGGTTCAGAGCCACATCGTGAAGCGCTTCTGAGGGTCCTAACAGCAGCGCAAATCCCCAAAGAAACGGCTCCAGAGCGGATTGAAGAGACTATCAGTTCGATCTTCTCCAACAACATTTCATTTTCAGATGATGAACTTCCCTCAGAAGGGTGGGCACACTCGCGGGCactacacatt atgaacgtggactttAACCGCATCCGTCCGAGCAAGACtgcggttcgagccttcgacggctcgcGGAGGGAAGTAAATGGAGAGATCGACCTGGTGATCGAGGTGGGTCCCTGCTCATTCGCTGTTACGTTCCAAGTCCTAGACATTCCGAATGCTTTCAgcttgttgctcgggagaccgtgGATCCATGCAGCTggcgccgttccttcgtcCCTACACCAAAGGATCAAATTCATCGCAGAAGATCGACTTATCACGGTCAAGGGTGAGGAGGACTACGCCATTTACAAGGAGACAGCTGTTCCCTACATCAGTATCGGGGACGATCAAaacctccccttccattcatttgaaaCCATCTTCGtcattcgagactacggagagatcgGTCCAACTCGCGCTGACCGCATGGTGGGGAAGGTTTTGctgcgccacaattacatcccCGGCACCGGACTCGGAGCACATGG GGGCAAGCACCTTCACCGTCTCGCTGCACGCTATgggaagatcaacaggggcatcccgTTTCAGCCGCTCTCCTACTTTTTTCCTGGGCCTCCACACATTGTCGGAGGTACACTTGACGGTCTCTCCTCGGATTCAGACAGCGAGCCTGTTGACCTGCCAAACATatgcgccgtcaccgaggagacaaCTCCAGGGGCTTACATCTGCCtcgcgcaggaaaatgaggaactcaacaactggac